The Megalops cyprinoides isolate fMegCyp1 chromosome 10, fMegCyp1.pri, whole genome shotgun sequence genome window below encodes:
- the trim35-28 gene encoding tripartite motif containing 35-28 has product MCKTVHKAKVKASVDEDEMAECSSGAKVAERPSLLEEDLTCPVCRDLYREPVLLTCSHSFCKGCLEHSWQQKGIRECPVCRKRCDGEQPIPNRALRNTCESFQREKGWRVPATYETLCGLHRREMVLYCVKDEEPVCIDCVTLHRGHELGPLEREVPCCKDELNVKLNILDDKVDSFKRMKQKYNATIEYIRSQAQLTEKQIKMEFEKLHQFLNEEESSRIAALREEEEHKRQMMLERISSLSRDISALSELIQSIRRDMGSEDVTFLQNFQSLKRRAQWTADDPQSVPGALINVAKHLGALSYKVWEKMQSHITCLPVVMDPNTCSPWLCMTPDMAGVYASAERQLIPDNPERFDPCVFVVGSEGFTSGRHRWDVQVGDNPKWILGVCKESVARKRKFTVTATGGVWTIGLSKGVYNALTSPRTPLPLERRLDKIRVKLNMEKGEVSFWDPAEKKHICTFTDKFTERVFPLFGPGLHNTPMVVLPAKLSVNPV; this is encoded by the exons ATGTGTAAAACGGTTCACAAAGCGAAAGTAAAAGCTTCAGTCGACGAAGACGAAATGGCCGAATGCAGTTCTGGGGCTAAAGTGGCGGAGAGACCTTCTCTCCTGGAGGAAGACCTGACCTGTCCGGTGTGCAGGGATCTTTACCGAGAGCCCGTGCTGCTGACCTGCAGCCACAGCTTCTGCAAGGGCTGCCTGGAGCACAGCTGGCAGCAGAAAGGCATACGCGAGTGCCCGGTGTGCAGGAAGAGGTGCGACGGCGAGCAGCCCATCCCCAACCGGGCCCTGCGGAACACCTGCGAGTCCTTCCAGAGGGAGAAAGGCTGGAGGGTCCCGGCCACGTACGAGACTCTGTGCGGGCTGCACCGCAGGGAGATGGTGCTGTACTGCGTGAAGGACGAGGAGCCCGTCTGCATCGACTGCGTAACCCTGCACCGAGGTCATGAGCTGGGCCCGCTGGAACGGGAGGTACCGTGCTGCAAG GATGAGCTGAACGTCAAATTAAACATCTTGGATGATAAAGTGGACTCgtttaaaagaatgaaacagaaatacaatgcCACAATAGAGTACATCCGG AGCCAAGCCCAGCTGACGGAGAAACAGATAAAGATGGAGTTTGAGAAGCTGCACCAGTTCCTGAATGAGGAGGAGTCCAGCAGGATTGCCgccctgagagaggaggaggagcataAGAGGCAGATGATGCTCGAGAGAATTAGCAGCTTGAGTAGAgacatttctgcattgtctgaGCTCATCCAGTCTATAAGAAGGGATATGGGTTCGGAAGACGTAACCTTCCTGCAG aacTTCCAATCCTTAAAAAGAAG GGCCCAGTGGACTGCAGATGACCCTCAGAGTGTCCCAGGAGCACTCATTAATGTGGCCAAGCATCTGGGCGCTCTGAGCTACAAAGTATGGGAGAAGATGCAGTCACATATTACATGCT tGCCGGTGGTAATGGACCCCAACACCTGCTCTCCCTGGCTCTGCATGACTCCCGACATGGCCGGCGTGTATGCCAGCGCGGAGAGGCAGCTGATCCCGGACAACCCCGAGCGCTTCGACCCCTGCGTGTTTGTGGTGGGCTCTGAGGGCTTTACCTCTGGGCGCCATCGCTGGGACGTCCAGGTGGGAGACAACCCCAAGTGGATCCTGGGCGTGTGCAAGGAGTCTGTCGCCCGGAAACGGAAGTTCACGGTGACGGCCACGGGGGGCGTGTGGACCATCGGGCTGAGCAAAGGGGTGTACAACGCCTTGACCTCCCCCCGCACGCCACTTCCGCTGGAGAGGAGGCTGGACAAGATCAGGGTGAAGCTGAACATGGAGAAGGGCGAGGTGTCCTTCTGGGACCCcgctgaaaaaaagcacatctgCACCTTCACTGACAAGTTCACTGAGAGGGTGTTCCCACTCTTCGGCCCTGGCCTTCACAACACACCCATGGTAGTCCTCCCAGCCAAGTTGTCTGTGAACCCAGTCTGA